A section of the Bacillus sp. HSf4 genome encodes:
- a CDS encoding DnaD domain-containing protein, with translation MKKQQFIKMQEMGSVSIPHLLFSNYRELGLNETEFMLLLNIKMHVERGSLFPTPEELSKTMTIATEQCMNMLRMFIQKGFIYIEECEDQNGIKYEKYSLEPLWGKLFDYLEMEEKEKQHEQNRGEEKSLYTIFEEEFARPLSPLECETLSIWLDQDHHDVQMIKQALKEAVMLGKLNFRYIDRILFEWKKNGITTVEQAASYSQKFRRKAPRQSDQKEYTRQVPFYNWLEH, from the coding sequence ATGAAAAAACAGCAATTTATCAAGATGCAGGAAATGGGATCTGTCAGCATTCCTCATCTGCTCTTCAGCAATTACCGTGAGCTTGGTCTGAATGAAACAGAGTTTATGCTGCTGTTAAACATCAAAATGCATGTGGAAAGAGGCTCTTTGTTTCCAACTCCCGAAGAGTTGAGCAAAACGATGACGATCGCCACCGAACAATGCATGAATATGCTGAGGATGTTTATCCAAAAAGGCTTTATCTATATAGAAGAATGCGAAGACCAGAATGGCATCAAGTATGAAAAATATTCGCTTGAGCCTCTTTGGGGCAAGCTGTTTGATTATCTCGAAATGGAGGAGAAGGAAAAACAGCACGAACAGAATAGAGGGGAAGAAAAAAGCCTCTACACGATTTTTGAAGAAGAGTTTGCAAGACCTTTGTCTCCGTTGGAATGCGAGACGCTCAGCATCTGGCTTGACCAGGATCACCACGATGTGCAGATGATTAAGCAGGCGCTGAAAGAGGCCGTCATGTTGGGGAAATTGAATTTCCGCTATATCGACCGCATTCTTTTCGAATGGAAGAAAAACGGAATCACAACAGTTGAACAAGCCGCAAGCTACAGCCAAAAATTCAGGCGGAAGGCGCCACGGCAAAGCGATCAAAAGGAGTATACAAGACAGGTTCCTTTTTACAATTGGCTTGAACATTAA
- the nth gene encoding endonuclease III, whose amino-acid sequence MLTKKQIEYCLETIGDMFPHAECELVHDNPFELVIAVALSAQCTDALVNKVTKTLFKKYKKPEDYLAVPLEELQQDIRSIGLYRNKAKNIQKLCKMLLEEYGGDVPRDRDELVKLPGVGRKTANVVVSVAFGVPAIAVDTHVERVSKRLGFCRWKDSVTEVEKTLMKKIPESEWSVTHHRLIFFGRYHCKAQRPQCETCPLFSLCREGQKRYKKGLVKLP is encoded by the coding sequence ATGTTAACGAAAAAACAAATCGAGTATTGTTTAGAAACCATAGGTGACATGTTTCCGCATGCTGAATGCGAACTGGTCCACGACAATCCATTTGAACTTGTCATCGCCGTCGCTTTATCGGCACAATGCACAGATGCCCTGGTCAATAAGGTGACAAAAACGCTTTTTAAAAAATATAAAAAGCCTGAAGATTATCTAGCCGTCCCGCTTGAAGAGCTTCAGCAGGATATCAGATCGATCGGCTTGTACCGCAATAAAGCGAAAAATATCCAAAAGCTCTGCAAAATGCTGCTTGAAGAATACGGAGGAGACGTTCCGCGCGACAGGGACGAGCTGGTAAAGCTGCCGGGCGTCGGGAGAAAAACCGCCAATGTCGTCGTTTCCGTTGCCTTCGGCGTTCCGGCGATCGCCGTGGACACACATGTCGAGCGCGTGTCAAAAAGGCTCGGCTTTTGCCGCTGGAAAGATTCAGTCACAGAAGTGGAAAAAACGTTGATGAAAAAAATACCTGAGTCCGAATGGTCGGTCACCCATCATCGGCTCATTTTTTTCGGACGTTACCACTGCAAGGCGCAAAGGCCGCAATGTGAAACATGTCCGCTGTTTTCTTTGTGCAGGGAAGGGCAGAAACGGTATAAAAAAGGGCTGGTGAAGCTGCCGTGA
- a CDS encoding pyridoxal phosphate-dependent aminotransferase, translating into MNLAKRVSALTPSATLAITAKAKELKAAGHDVIGLGAGEPDFNTPQHIIDAAVRSMNEGHTKYTPSGGLLALKESISEKFKRDQGIEYSLSEIIVCTGAKHALYTLFQVLLDEEDEVIIPTPYWVSYPEQVKLAGGKPVFVEGLEENSFKISPEQLEEAVTEKTKAVIINSPSNPTGMMYTEDELKALGEVCLRRNILIVSDEIYEKLIYGGKKHVSIAQLSPELKNQTIIINGVSKSHSMTGWRIGYAAGNETVIKAMTNLASHSTSNPTSVAQYGAIAAYNGPSEPVEEMRKAFEERLNKVYELLIDIPGLNCLKPEGAFYLFPNAKQAAEACGFASVDTFAEALLEEEKVAIVPGSGFGAPDNIRLSYATSLSLLEEAVKRIRRFVVNHSR; encoded by the coding sequence TTGAATCTAGCTAAAAGAGTATCAGCGTTAACACCGTCTGCAACATTGGCAATCACTGCAAAAGCGAAAGAATTAAAAGCGGCAGGACACGATGTGATCGGCCTTGGCGCCGGAGAGCCGGACTTTAATACACCGCAGCACATCATTGACGCGGCTGTCCGTTCCATGAATGAAGGGCACACAAAATATACGCCGTCCGGCGGTCTTCTCGCGCTTAAAGAAAGCATCAGCGAAAAATTCAAGCGCGATCAGGGAATCGAATACAGCCTGTCTGAAATCATTGTCTGCACAGGTGCAAAACATGCTCTTTACACACTTTTTCAAGTGCTGCTGGATGAGGAAGATGAAGTGATCATTCCGACGCCGTATTGGGTAAGCTACCCTGAACAGGTGAAGCTTGCAGGCGGCAAGCCTGTATTTGTGGAAGGGCTTGAAGAAAACAGCTTCAAAATTTCTCCGGAGCAGCTCGAAGAGGCCGTAACGGAAAAAACAAAAGCGGTGATCATCAATTCTCCAAGCAACCCGACGGGCATGATGTATACCGAAGACGAGCTGAAAGCCCTCGGTGAAGTGTGTCTCCGCCGCAATATTTTAATCGTCTCCGATGAAATATATGAAAAACTGATATACGGCGGGAAAAAACATGTGTCGATCGCACAGCTTTCTCCCGAGCTTAAAAATCAAACGATCATCATCAACGGCGTTTCAAAATCGCACAGTATGACAGGATGGAGAATCGGCTATGCCGCAGGAAACGAAACCGTCATTAAGGCGATGACAAACCTTGCCAGCCACAGCACTTCAAATCCGACATCAGTCGCCCAATACGGAGCCATTGCCGCATATAATGGTCCGTCAGAGCCTGTGGAAGAAATGAGAAAAGCATTTGAAGAACGGCTCAACAAAGTATATGAACTGCTGATCGACATTCCTGGATTGAATTGCCTTAAGCCTGAAGGGGCTTTCTACTTGTTCCCGAATGCGAAACAGGCAGCTGAAGCCTGCGGTTTTGCGAGCGTCGATACGTTTGCAGAAGCGCTTCTTGAAGAGGAGAAAGTCGCGATTGTTCCCGGATCAGGGTTTGGCGCACCGGATAATATCCGTTTGTCATATGCCACATCCCTGTCACTTTTGGAAGAAGCGGTAAAGCGAATCCGCCGCTTTGTCGTCAATCACAGCCGCTAA
- the recU gene encoding Holliday junction resolvase RecU — MIRYPNGKAYQPKNAASSLKKKPSYSNRGMTLEDDLNETNMYYLNHSIAVIHKKPTPVQIVQVDYPKRSAAVIKEAYFKQSSTTDYNGIYKGRYIDFEAKETKSRTSFPLQNFHDHQIEHMKQVVAQDGICFVIISAFEEIYFLEAEKLFYFWDRKQKNGRKSIRKDELQEAAHPISLGYSPRIDYIKVIDQLYFSPS; from the coding sequence GTGATTCGCTATCCGAACGGCAAAGCCTATCAGCCGAAAAATGCTGCCTCATCCTTAAAAAAGAAGCCGTCATACAGCAATCGCGGGATGACCCTCGAAGACGACCTGAATGAAACGAATATGTATTATCTCAATCATTCGATTGCGGTGATTCATAAAAAACCGACACCTGTCCAAATTGTCCAGGTCGACTACCCGAAACGAAGCGCGGCAGTGATCAAAGAAGCCTACTTTAAACAGTCGTCAACGACTGATTATAACGGGATTTATAAAGGGCGCTACATCGATTTTGAAGCGAAAGAAACAAAGAGCCGGACATCGTTCCCCCTGCAAAATTTTCACGATCACCAGATCGAGCATATGAAGCAGGTGGTGGCCCAGGACGGTATTTGCTTTGTTATTATATCCGCATTTGAAGAAATTTATTTTTTGGAAGCAGAAAAATTATTTTATTTCTGGGACAGAAAGCAGAAAAACGGCAGAAAATCGATTCGAAAAGATGAACTGCAGGAAGCTGCTCATCCCATTTCACTTGGATACTCGCCAAGAATTGATTATATTAAAGTTATTGACCAGTTGTATTTTTCGCCATCATAA
- a CDS encoding YppF family protein produces the protein MNVSYLRNCFAEMKQYETDCMNKLMDFAKFLYIQGHLTLNEFRTSMKVLEANGAQHPAYDIHSDAG, from the coding sequence ATGAACGTATCATACTTAAGAAATTGTTTTGCCGAGATGAAGCAGTACGAGACAGACTGTATGAATAAGCTGATGGATTTTGCCAAGTTTTTGTATATCCAGGGGCATCTGACATTAAACGAATTTCGCACGAGTATGAAAGTTCTTGAAGCCAATGGAGCACAGCACCCTGCCTATGACATACATTCAGACGCCGGCTGA
- a CDS encoding YpoC family protein has product MRERARKPVNGDRFAVLSANPLHFDFSPEEGAHKPWKDQQEWVPLLFDIWENTKERLLPVFQTRKSRCSQDEMLGGICCLIACFHWTMGEPVTTLNWESLIEKHFPVKPINWTERLEFILLKPTQYHCFIQLDELFTEMKKQFYKYAAMNK; this is encoded by the coding sequence TTGAGAGAACGCGCCCGAAAACCTGTAAACGGTGACCGGTTTGCGGTGCTTTCAGCAAATCCGCTCCACTTTGATTTCTCGCCGGAAGAAGGGGCGCACAAACCATGGAAAGATCAGCAGGAATGGGTGCCGCTCCTTTTTGACATTTGGGAGAATACGAAAGAAAGGCTTCTCCCCGTATTTCAAACGAGGAAGTCGAGATGCAGCCAGGATGAGATGCTTGGCGGGATATGCTGTTTGATCGCATGCTTCCATTGGACGATGGGGGAGCCTGTGACTACGCTGAACTGGGAGTCACTCATTGAAAAACATTTTCCCGTCAAGCCGATCAATTGGACGGAGCGGCTCGAATTTATCCTGCTCAAGCCGACTCAATATCATTGTTTTATTCAGCTTGACGAACTGTTTACGGAAATGAAAAAACAGTTTTATAAATATGCGGCGATGAATAAATAA
- a CDS encoding DUF2515 domain-containing protein — protein sequence MTRHILELTGKLNKDNISRTYAYKSYFDRHPEIKWSLLASFVSRNAGWSMTDLKGRLFQLGLSAFQQKWLFITYERANWLIFSDAYPQLLLYQWSKDIGQPLFDLLPGLGVSLFMKTEWERFWRERDQKRLMYALIINEQNTIQTPIIQNPLFKKNVFHTIPFQVYEWFHFNTVIFPTVEGVFYGVSVKRFTSLKERIKLGKQLSRLLFSPELFPSFFHFTSYVPHTGSRFDMERWAGVKSRSSPFLRTCYPVITHSLDGSKSDWFRGEDKEGMFRDEKLPKTIELTEWYFQKRRQLEAVFSLERLLKKK from the coding sequence CTGACGCGTCATATACTAGAGCTGACCGGAAAGCTGAATAAAGATAATATTTCGCGGACATATGCCTATAAAAGCTACTTTGACCGCCATCCGGAGATCAAGTGGTCGCTTTTGGCGTCATTTGTTTCCCGTAATGCAGGCTGGTCGATGACCGATTTAAAAGGACGCCTGTTTCAGCTCGGCCTTTCGGCTTTTCAGCAGAAATGGCTGTTCATCACATATGAACGGGCGAACTGGCTGATTTTTTCTGACGCTTATCCGCAGCTTCTTTTATATCAGTGGTCCAAAGATATCGGACAGCCGCTGTTTGATTTGCTTCCCGGATTGGGCGTGTCTTTGTTCATGAAAACGGAGTGGGAGCGCTTTTGGCGCGAGCGCGATCAAAAAAGGCTCATGTACGCTCTCATCATCAATGAACAAAACACTATCCAAACTCCTATTATACAAAATCCTCTGTTCAAAAAGAATGTTTTTCACACGATTCCTTTTCAGGTTTATGAATGGTTTCACTTCAACACGGTCATCTTTCCGACGGTTGAAGGCGTTTTTTACGGAGTGTCTGTCAAGCGGTTTACAAGCTTAAAAGAACGGATCAAGCTCGGCAAGCAATTAAGCCGGCTTTTGTTCAGCCCTGAGCTTTTCCCGTCTTTCTTCCACTTTACATCCTATGTTCCGCATACCGGCTCGCGCTTTGATATGGAGCGCTGGGCCGGTGTGAAATCCAGATCTTCGCCGTTTTTGCGAACCTGTTATCCAGTCATCACCCATTCATTAGACGGATCAAAAAGCGATTGGTTTCGCGGGGAAGATAAGGAGGGGATGTTTCGCGATGAAAAGCTGCCGAAAACGATTGAACTAACGGAATGGTATTTTCAAAAGAGGAGGCAGCTCGAGGCTGTTTTTTCTCTGGAACGCTTGCTGAAAAAAAAATAG
- a CDS encoding Hsp20/alpha crystallin family protein, which translates to MDSKENENHSLSKKDDFQEAIEQLFYASPFHEILNSFQKLISDQLESARISMEIREENGALCVDIAVPESFQNGDIMIEAKSRYLHIALKEEAKNGDSSSCTSLSRTILLPYPVREETMKTSWKGNVLTVTFPDVKKHE; encoded by the coding sequence ATGGATTCTAAGGAAAATGAAAATCATTCCCTCAGCAAAAAGGACGATTTTCAAGAGGCCATTGAACAGTTATTTTACGCCTCTCCTTTTCACGAAATCTTAAATTCATTCCAAAAACTCATATCTGATCAGCTGGAGTCCGCACGCATTTCAATGGAGATCAGAGAAGAAAACGGAGCGCTTTGTGTCGACATTGCTGTCCCGGAATCCTTTCAAAACGGTGACATCATGATCGAAGCGAAATCGAGATATCTGCATATCGCATTAAAAGAAGAAGCCAAAAACGGTGACTCGTCATCATGCACAAGCTTGTCAAGAACCATCCTGCTTCCTTATCCGGTGCGTGAAGAAACGATGAAAACCTCGTGGAAAGGCAATGTTCTCACCGTGACATTCCCAGACGTAAAAAAGCATGAATGA
- a CDS encoding PBP1A family penicillin-binding protein, whose translation MSDQFNSRQERRKAQQGKSRSNTHTKPKKKKKAGLFKKILLSILIIGVIGLIAGGVTFAVMIADAPSLDESKLKTPYSSIIYDKNGKEIAEIGAEKRTYVSIKDIPDTVKNAFLATEDARFYDHHGIDPIRIGGALVANLEGGFGSEGGSTITQQVVKNSLLSHEKTVKRKVQEVWLSFQLERKYSKDEILEMYLNRIYFSPQAYGVGKAAEQFYGVKDLNDLTVEQAATLAGMPQSPNNYNPIKHPEQAEKRRNVVLSLMNKHGFISDADYNKAKKVSVKKGLVSSEEYAKSTSNKYSMFVEQVVEEVEEKANVNPGKDGLKIYTTLDTEAQDYVNELMDGDLIPYTDKMQASITLLDTKTGEIRAVGGGRNRKAGNYNYATQGKTQPGSTIKPILDYGPVIENKKWSTYEQIKDEEYTYSTGTPIHNYDNRHKGWMSMRAALADSRNIPALKAFQAAGKENIVKFASNLGLSIDSDELVESYAIGGFKDGVSSMEMAGAYSAFGNNGYYNAPHTVTAVEFSDGTKLDLTPESKAAMSDYTAYMMTDMLKTAVQTGTGTAAQVPGVTVAGKTGTTNFPEDIVNKYGLNPNGAKDSWFVGYTPQYTAAVWTGKKGYNSLNTSEQQIAKLLFKKLITEVDDGSGSFKKPDSVVKATVLKGSNPAVLASSNTPSDKKVTELFVKGTQPTTVSKKYEEKEEASKPTGLSAEYDESSKSIKLSWSYSGEDDDDVTFKVKQSVDGGGYSEIQNSSAKEAVIPNAKEGSVYRFQVTAVTEDNESDPASVTLQVNAASDDESKEDEQKQQDDDKQKNDQDKDKQNNGNSNQPDDKKQNPGDTNNGNQNPGNSDNNGRKDDEDQDDSPDNGTGNDKDQTNDPGSQTETQSGT comes from the coding sequence ATGTCAGATCAATTTAACAGCCGCCAGGAACGGCGAAAAGCCCAACAGGGCAAAAGCAGGTCTAATACTCATACGAAACCCAAGAAAAAGAAGAAAGCAGGACTTTTTAAGAAAATCCTTTTATCTATTTTGATCATTGGCGTCATCGGCCTGATCGCCGGAGGCGTGACGTTTGCAGTCATGATTGCAGACGCACCGTCGCTTGATGAGTCAAAGCTGAAAACGCCTTACTCATCCATCATTTATGATAAAAACGGTAAAGAAATAGCAGAAATCGGTGCGGAAAAACGGACATACGTGTCGATCAAAGATATACCCGACACTGTGAAAAACGCTTTTCTCGCCACTGAAGACGCCCGTTTTTACGACCACCACGGAATCGACCCGATCCGCATCGGGGGAGCGCTTGTCGCAAACCTTGAAGGCGGCTTCGGCTCAGAGGGCGGAAGTACGATCACACAGCAGGTCGTGAAAAACTCCCTTCTTTCACATGAAAAAACGGTCAAACGGAAAGTTCAGGAAGTATGGCTTTCATTCCAGCTTGAAAGAAAATATTCAAAAGACGAAATCCTTGAAATGTATTTAAACCGGATTTATTTCTCGCCGCAAGCCTATGGTGTCGGCAAAGCGGCTGAGCAGTTTTACGGGGTGAAAGACTTAAACGACTTGACAGTGGAACAGGCTGCAACACTCGCGGGAATGCCGCAGAGCCCGAATAACTACAACCCGATCAAACATCCGGAACAGGCCGAAAAAAGACGGAATGTCGTTTTAAGCCTGATGAACAAGCATGGCTTCATTTCCGACGCAGACTACAACAAGGCGAAAAAAGTATCGGTGAAAAAAGGCCTTGTTTCTTCTGAGGAGTATGCAAAATCGACTTCAAACAAATACAGCATGTTCGTTGAACAAGTCGTGGAAGAAGTTGAAGAGAAAGCCAACGTAAATCCTGGTAAAGACGGATTAAAAATTTACACAACGCTTGATACAGAAGCACAGGACTATGTAAATGAGCTCATGGACGGCGATTTAATCCCGTACACTGATAAAATGCAGGCCAGTATCACCCTGCTTGATACGAAAACCGGAGAAATCCGTGCGGTCGGAGGCGGTCGAAATCGAAAGGCCGGCAACTACAACTACGCAACCCAAGGAAAAACCCAGCCGGGCTCAACGATCAAACCGATCCTTGACTACGGGCCTGTCATTGAAAACAAAAAATGGTCGACTTATGAGCAGATTAAAGATGAAGAATATACGTATTCAACAGGGACACCGATCCACAACTATGACAACCGCCACAAAGGCTGGATGTCGATGAGAGCGGCGCTTGCCGATTCAAGAAACATCCCGGCTTTAAAAGCGTTCCAGGCAGCCGGCAAAGAAAACATCGTCAAATTTGCCAGCAACCTCGGCCTTTCGATTGATTCAGATGAATTAGTTGAATCATATGCGATCGGCGGCTTTAAAGATGGTGTGTCTTCTATGGAAATGGCAGGAGCGTACAGCGCCTTCGGCAACAACGGCTATTACAATGCGCCGCACACCGTCACAGCCGTGGAATTCAGCGACGGTACAAAGCTTGACCTAACGCCTGAATCAAAAGCAGCCATGAGCGATTACACCGCCTACATGATGACGGATATGCTGAAAACGGCCGTTCAAACGGGAACCGGAACCGCCGCCCAAGTCCCTGGCGTTACAGTGGCCGGGAAAACCGGGACAACGAACTTCCCTGAGGATATCGTCAACAAATACGGCTTAAACCCGAACGGTGCAAAAGATTCGTGGTTTGTCGGCTACACACCGCAATATACGGCAGCCGTCTGGACCGGAAAAAAAGGCTACAATTCGCTTAATACGAGCGAACAGCAAATCGCCAAGCTCTTGTTTAAAAAGCTGATTACCGAAGTCGACGACGGCAGCGGCTCATTTAAGAAGCCGGACAGCGTTGTCAAGGCGACCGTCTTAAAAGGATCAAATCCGGCGGTCTTGGCCAGCAGCAATACGCCGAGCGACAAAAAGGTCACCGAATTATTCGTGAAAGGCACACAGCCGACGACTGTTTCGAAAAAATATGAGGAAAAAGAAGAAGCTTCCAAGCCGACCGGCTTGAGCGCGGAATATGATGAATCATCAAAAAGCATCAAGCTGTCATGGTCTTACTCAGGTGAAGACGATGATGACGTCACATTTAAAGTCAAACAGTCTGTCGACGGCGGCGGATACAGCGAGATTCAAAACAGCAGTGCTAAAGAAGCCGTGATTCCGAACGCGAAAGAAGGATCTGTCTACAGGTTCCAGGTCACAGCCGTCACCGAGGATAATGAAAGCGATCCTGCTTCTGTGACGCTTCAAGTCAACGCTGCCAGCGATGATGAATCAAAAGAAGATGAACAGAAACAGCAGGACGATGATAAACAGAAGAATGATCAAGACAAGGACAAACAAAATAACGGAAACAGCAATCAGCCGGATGACAAAAAGCAGAATCCCGGCGATACGAACAATGGCAACCAAAACCCAGGCAATTCCGACAATAATGGCAGAAAAGATGATGAAGACCAGGATGATTCTCCTGACAATGGAACGGGCAATGACAAAGATCAAACCAACGATCCCGGAAGCCAGACGGAAACTCAATCCGGCACTTAA
- the asnS gene encoding asparagine--tRNA ligase — protein sequence MKTTINQVYKHVGEEVTIGAWIANKRSSGKIAFLQLRDGTGFIQGVVVKAEVAEEVFQTAKTVTQETSLYVKGIVKEDERSPLGFELAVTSLEIIHEAKDYPITPKEHGTEFLMDHRHLWLRSKRQHATMKIRNEIIRATYEFFNKEGFVKVDPPILTGSAPEGTTELFATKYFDEDAYLSQSGQLYMEAAAMALGKVFSFGPTFRAEKSKTKRHLIEFWMIEPEMAFVEFNENLEVQESYVSFIVQSVLENCKIELNTLGRDTSKLEQIKVPFPRITYDEAVQFLKEKGFDDIEWGDDFGAPHETAIAESYDKPVFITHYPTSLKPFYMQPAPDREDVVLCADLIAPEGYGEIIGGSERIHDLELLEARLKEHGLESDAYQWYAELRKYGSVPHSGFGLGLERTVAWISGAPHVRETIPFPRLLNRLYP from the coding sequence GTGAAAACAACAATCAACCAAGTGTACAAACATGTTGGTGAAGAAGTGACAATCGGCGCTTGGATCGCGAACAAACGTTCAAGCGGTAAAATTGCGTTTTTACAGCTTAGAGACGGAACAGGCTTTATCCAAGGCGTCGTCGTTAAGGCTGAAGTGGCTGAAGAGGTGTTTCAAACCGCTAAAACGGTCACACAGGAAACCTCTTTATATGTGAAGGGCATTGTCAAAGAAGACGAGCGTTCACCTCTCGGATTCGAGCTTGCCGTGACTTCGCTTGAAATCATTCATGAAGCGAAGGACTACCCGATCACACCTAAAGAACACGGAACTGAGTTTTTGATGGATCACAGACATCTGTGGCTCAGATCAAAACGGCAGCATGCGACCATGAAAATCCGCAACGAAATCATTCGCGCTACATATGAGTTTTTCAATAAGGAAGGCTTTGTCAAAGTCGATCCGCCGATTCTGACCGGAAGCGCTCCTGAAGGAACGACAGAGCTTTTTGCGACGAAGTATTTTGATGAAGACGCTTATCTGTCCCAAAGCGGCCAGCTTTATATGGAAGCCGCTGCAATGGCTTTAGGAAAAGTCTTCTCATTCGGACCGACGTTCAGAGCGGAAAAATCCAAAACGAAGCGCCATCTGATCGAATTTTGGATGATCGAGCCTGAAATGGCTTTTGTCGAGTTCAATGAAAACCTCGAAGTTCAGGAAAGTTACGTCTCTTTTATCGTTCAAAGCGTGCTTGAAAACTGCAAAATCGAGCTGAATACGCTCGGAAGGGACACGTCCAAACTTGAACAGATCAAAGTGCCGTTTCCGCGAATCACCTATGATGAAGCGGTTCAGTTCCTGAAGGAAAAAGGGTTTGATGATATTGAATGGGGAGATGACTTTGGGGCGCCTCATGAGACGGCGATTGCCGAAAGCTATGACAAGCCTGTGTTCATCACACATTATCCGACATCATTAAAACCGTTTTATATGCAGCCTGCGCCTGACAGAGAGGATGTTGTGTTATGCGCCGATTTGATCGCACCGGAAGGCTATGGTGAAATCATCGGCGGGTCAGAACGCATCCATGATCTTGAGCTTCTTGAAGCGCGGCTGAAAGAACACGGTTTAGAATCTGACGCTTATCAATGGTATGCGGAATTGCGAAAATATGGTTCTGTTCCGCACTCAGGCTTCGGCCTCGGATTGGAGCGGACGGTGGCCTGGATCAGCGGCGCGCCGCACGTACGCGAAACGATTCCGTTCCCAAGACTCTTAAATCGCTTATATCCTTAA
- a CDS encoding YppD family protein, whose protein sequence is MSGFVSKDSVLQMLLDTETELESAETALTDAVTREKDEKSKAWNERLDLIEKELTELSSCLNSTLMGVKPHEESA, encoded by the coding sequence ATGAGCGGATTTGTAAGCAAAGATTCGGTCCTTCAAATGCTTTTGGATACCGAAACAGAACTGGAATCTGCGGAAACAGCGCTGACAGACGCCGTCACCAGGGAGAAAGACGAAAAAAGCAAAGCTTGGAACGAACGCCTTGATCTCATTGAAAAGGAACTGACGGAGCTTTCATCCTGCCTAAACAGCACGCTGATGGGTGTCAAGCCTCATGAGGAGTCCGCTTAG
- a CDS encoding YppE family protein — MLEKQSLLEKTRELIALAKEAEARYQKGREEGAEHDFFSVVKPSVERSEQAVKSWLQESLSYIKAYRPKYLYEEQLRAVEENLNEIVLQSYFGKIHKKRFKDLAESVLYTLKHLEDDIEKDDRG; from the coding sequence ATGTTGGAAAAACAATCTCTTCTTGAGAAAACACGGGAACTGATCGCCCTGGCAAAAGAAGCGGAAGCCCGCTATCAAAAGGGCAGAGAGGAAGGCGCGGAGCACGACTTTTTCAGCGTCGTCAAACCGTCTGTGGAGCGGTCTGAACAAGCAGTGAAGAGCTGGCTGCAAGAAAGTTTATCATATATTAAGGCATATCGCCCGAAGTACTTGTATGAAGAACAGCTGCGAGCGGTTGAGGAAAACCTGAATGAGATCGTGCTGCAGTCATATTTCGGCAAAATTCATAAAAAACGCTTTAAAGATCTTGCCGAATCAGTGCTTTATACATTGAAACATCTTGAAGACGACATTGAAAAAGACGACCGGGGATAA
- a CDS encoding YppG family protein, translating into MEERRDARYPFSGQQPYYPVHPQLDTNQYLQQYQEPFQYSAPVQRPPAYEQPYVDPYSSYQQPVHQQIQPFHITPYPNPYPSPRPNLHQPSQFQGFLSQFKKKNGQLDFSKMMDTAGLMMNTVNQMGTLAKSFMGFFK; encoded by the coding sequence ATGGAAGAGAGGAGAGACGCCAGATACCCCTTTTCCGGTCAACAGCCGTATTATCCCGTTCATCCGCAGCTTGACACGAACCAGTACCTCCAGCAATACCAAGAACCGTTCCAATATTCTGCGCCAGTCCAGCGTCCGCCGGCTTATGAACAGCCATATGTTGATCCGTACTCAAGCTATCAGCAGCCCGTTCATCAGCAGATCCAGCCATTTCATATCACTCCTTACCCGAACCCATATCCGTCGCCGCGGCCAAATCTCCATCAGCCTTCCCAGTTTCAGGGCTTTCTGTCGCAATTTAAGAAAAAGAACGGACAGCTTGATTTTAGCAAAATGATGGATACGGCCGGTTTAATGATGAACACGGTCAACCAGATGGGGACGCTTGCCAAAAGCTTTATGGGATTCTTTAAATAA
- the sspM gene encoding acid-soluble spore protein SspM produces MENNKKKSPAKTKPDVKQTDTLDKKLGGPNRPST; encoded by the coding sequence GTGGAAAACAACAAAAAGAAATCACCTGCGAAAACCAAACCTGACGTGAAACAGACGGATACATTGGATAAGAAATTAGGCGGACCAAACCGGCCGTCCACTTAA